GCAAGAAATGGAATGTTTGATGGAGCAAAGTTAGTGTGCTTTCCAGCACGTACGCGCCCTTTTCGCATGCCAAGGAACAAGACCGCAACCAGCGCAATCCAACCACCAACGCCATGCACTACCACAGAGCCTGCGAAGTCGTGAAATCCTACGCCAAATTGACTTTCAAACCAGGCTTGAACGCCAAAATTGCCGTTCCAGATGATGCCTTCAAACAGCGGGTAAACCAAACCGACGGTAAAGAAGGTCGCAATCAGTACTGGATAGAATCGAGCTCGCTCGGCGATACCACCAGAAACAATCGCCGGAATTGCCGCAGCAAAAGTCAGCAAAAAGAAGAACTTGACCAATTCATATCCGTTACCTTGTGACAAGGTACTGGCATCGGCTAGGAAGGTGCCGCCATAAGCCACCCAATAGCCAATAAAAAAATAAGCAATCGCAGAGATACCGAAATCGGCGATGATCTTGACTAACGCGTTCACTTGGTTTTTTTGTCGTACTGTCCCCACTTCAAGAAAGGCAAAACCGGCATGCATCAAAAACACCATGATCGCTCCAAGAAGGAGGAACAGTGTGTCGGAGCTTTGGGTCAGGGTTTGAACGGCTCCTTGAACCTGACTGGCGGTAACACTCATTGTTAGAACTCTCCGTTTATGTAGTGCACTTATCCTGTGCATCAGAAAACTTTATCATCACCATGATGGTGAGAAAATCAATTGAGCGCTACATACAGCAAAGAACGTTCCAACTATTGGTTAATCTATTAATAAAATCCATCCATATGAAAATTATCAATATTTCTTCTATTTAAATACAACAAATGAAATGAGGGAGAGAGATTTTGCACTCAATTGGTTCGAATGCACCAAAAACAAGCGCACCCATTACGTGCAATAAGGCAGTGGATAGAATCAAGAGTAAGAAGCCCCTCGTTTATACGAGGGGATTTTCCTAGTGGGGTAACCGGTGTCGCTTAGTCGACACCGCGAGATTTGAGGAACTCTGCGTAAGTACCTTTGAAATCGGTGATCTTGCCATTACGGATCTCGATAATCCGAGTGGCTAGAGAGTCAACAAAAACGCGGTCATGTGATACGAAGAACAGCGTACCCTTATATTGCTCAAGCGCATTGTTGAGTGATTCGATCGATTCCATGTCCATGTGATTGGTTGGTTCGTCCATCAGCAGCATGTTAGGTTTGTGCATCATGATCTTACCGAGAAGCATACGCCCCTGCTCTCCACCGGAAAGCACTTTCACGGATTTCTTAATGTCGTCTTGGCCAAACAGCATGCGACCAAGGAAGCTACGTACCACTTGTTCGTCGTCGCCTTCCTGACGCCATTGCCCCATCCACTCCATTAGATTCATGTCTTCAGCAAAATCGTGCGCGTGGTCTTGCGCGTAGTAACCAATGTTTGAGTTTTCAGACCACTTGTAGCTGCCTGTGCGAGGCTCTAGCACGCCAGCAAGGGTGCTGAGTAAGGTTGTTTTACCGACACCGTTTTCACCGATAATGGCAACACGCTCACCCACCTCAAAAATGGCATTGAAGCCCGCGAAAAGGTCTTGATCAAAACCTTGGCTGAGGTTCTCAACTTCCAGCGCGTTACGGAAAAGCTCTTTCGATTGTTCGAAGCGAATGAATGGGTTTTGACGACTTGAAGCCTTCACTTCATCCAGTTTGATCTTATCAATTTGTTTAGCGCGAGAAGTCGCCTGCTTCGCTTTTGATGCGTTGGCCGAGAAGCGAGCAACGAAGGTTTGTAGCTCGGCAATTTGCGCTTTCTTCTTAGCATTATCGGCTAATAGACGCTCACGTACCTGAGTTGCAGCGGTCATGTATTCATCGTAGTTGCCTGGGTACACACGAAGCTCACCATAGTCCAAATCCGCCATGTGGGTACATACCGAGTTCAGGAAGTGTCGGTCATGCGAAATGATGATCATGGTGCAGTTGCGCTCGTTGAGCGTATCTTCTAGCCAACGGATGGTATCAATGTCCAAGTTGTTGGTCGGCTCGTCCAATAGCATGATATCTGGATCAGCAAACAGCACTTGCGCCAAAAGAACACGCAGTTTCCAGCCTGGTGCAACTTCGCTCATTAAACCAAAGTGCTGCTCCAGCGGAATGCCCACAGCCAAGAGCAGCTCACCCGCTTTCGCTTCGGCCATGTAGCCGTCCATCTCTGCGAACTCAACCTCAAGATCGGCCACTTTCATCCCATCTTCTTCACTCATTTCTGGCAACGAGTAAATACGGTCACGTTCTTGTTTTACTTTCCAAAGATCTTTATGCCCCATGATCACGGTATCGATGACCGTAAACTCCTCATAAGCAAATTGGTTCTGGTTCAGTTTGGCAACTCGTTCGTTCGGATCGTAGCTCACGTTTCCGGCACTAGGTTCCAGTTCACCGCTTAGGATTTTCATAAAGGTTGACTTACCACAACCATTTGCGCCGATTAAACCATAGCGGTTGCCCTCGCCAAATTTAACCGAGATGTTTTCAAACAGAGGCTTGGCGCCAAATTGTTGAGTGATGTTTGCTGTAGAAATCAAAACCTGTACCTTTTGTGTCCAGTATCAAATAAAAAAACTGCGCAACGTTACTTGTTCAACGAGCCGACTGCAAGCATTGATTGCGCTGTGTAGCAAAGAAAGTGCTTAAGTTTAACAGCTTTGTTAGGCAAGCGGGTGATTGATGTGTTTCTTTCGTTAGTTGGTGTCTTGCTTGGGGAAATCGCCGGGGATTTCTGCTAGAGTCTGCAGCAATTTTGAAGTGGTTAGACCCAGTTTCAATCAAAGAGAACCGATATGCTGCAACCAACACAGACCACTTGGGTAATTCTTGCCGGAGGGCAAGCCACCCGTATGGGAGGCGATGATAAAGGGTTTATTGAGCTTAACCACAAACCGCTGATCCAACATGTTATCGAGCGCCTTGCAACGCAAACCGATCGTATTTTTATCAACGCCAATCGTAACCAATCGCGCTACCAAGCGTTCGCTCCGGTATTTGCGGATCATATTGAAGGATTCCAAGGGCCTCTTGGAGGCATGCATGCCGCGCTCAATCATATAGAAACAGATTGGGTTGGCTTTGTTCCCTGTGACAGCCCAAATATCAGTCTCGACTTGGTTGAGCGTTTCTGTAGGTCGGTCGACGAATCCAGCGATATTTGGGTCGCCCACAATGGGCAGCAGCCACAACCTGTCTTTGCACTTTGTCACAAACGTGCCCTGCCCGCTTTGACGGCATTTTTACAGCGTGGCGAGCGCAAAATGGGGTTGTTTTTTTCACAGCACCATGCACGTTATGTGGATTTCAGTGATTCGCCACAATGTTTTGTGAATCTGAATACGCCACAAGAATTAGCCCAGTTTGGAAAAATCTGTTCATGATACATAAATCATCTATCCCTTTACTCGGTTTCGCAGCGTATTCCGGTACTGGAAAAACCACTATGCTTGAAGCACTACTGCCAAAACTTACTGAAGCGGGCTTAAGAGTGGGTGTATTAAAACACGCCCACCATGATTTTGATGTCGATAAGCCCGGCAAAGACAGTTACCGTCTGCGCAAAGCAGGTGCGTTGCAAATGCTGATCGCCTC
The Vibrio navarrensis DNA segment above includes these coding regions:
- a CDS encoding ammonium transporter; protein product: MSVTASQVQGAVQTLTQSSDTLFLLLGAIMVFLMHAGFAFLEVGTVRQKNQVNALVKIIADFGISAIAYFFIGYWVAYGGTFLADASTLSQGNGYELVKFFFLLTFAAAIPAIVSGGIAERARFYPVLIATFFTVGLVYPLFEGIIWNGNFGVQAWFESQFGVGFHDFAGSVVVHGVGGWIALVAVLFLGMRKGRVRAGKHTNFAPSNIPFLALGAWILCVGWFGFNVMSAQTLNGISGLVAMNSLMAMAGGIVAALIAGKNDPGFIHNGPLAGLVAVCAGSDLMHPIGALVTGLIAGVLFVYLFTYLQNKTKIDDVLGVWPLHGLCGAWGGIAAGIFGQSALGGLGGVSLSVQILGTLLGISVALIGAVLVYGAIHKASGLRLSEEDEFNGADLAIHKISATNME
- a CDS encoding ABC-F family ATPase, with protein sequence MISTANITQQFGAKPLFENISVKFGEGNRYGLIGANGCGKSTFMKILSGELEPSAGNVSYDPNERVAKLNQNQFAYEEFTVIDTVIMGHKDLWKVKQERDRIYSLPEMSEEDGMKVADLEVEFAEMDGYMAEAKAGELLLAVGIPLEQHFGLMSEVAPGWKLRVLLAQVLFADPDIMLLDEPTNNLDIDTIRWLEDTLNERNCTMIIISHDRHFLNSVCTHMADLDYGELRVYPGNYDEYMTAATQVRERLLADNAKKKAQIAELQTFVARFSANASKAKQATSRAKQIDKIKLDEVKASSRQNPFIRFEQSKELFRNALEVENLSQGFDQDLFAGFNAIFEVGERVAIIGENGVGKTTLLSTLAGVLEPRTGSYKWSENSNIGYYAQDHAHDFAEDMNLMEWMGQWRQEGDDEQVVRSFLGRMLFGQDDIKKSVKVLSGGEQGRMLLGKIMMHKPNMLLMDEPTNHMDMESIESLNNALEQYKGTLFFVSHDRVFVDSLATRIIEIRNGKITDFKGTYAEFLKSRGVD
- the mobA gene encoding molybdenum cofactor guanylyltransferase MobA, translated to MLQPTQTTWVILAGGQATRMGGDDKGFIELNHKPLIQHVIERLATQTDRIFINANRNQSRYQAFAPVFADHIEGFQGPLGGMHAALNHIETDWVGFVPCDSPNISLDLVERFCRSVDESSDIWVAHNGQQPQPVFALCHKRALPALTAFLQRGERKMGLFFSQHHARYVDFSDSPQCFVNLNTPQELAQFGKICS